Genomic segment of Arachis hypogaea cultivar Tifrunner chromosome 16, arahy.Tifrunner.gnm2.J5K5, whole genome shotgun sequence:
TTTCCTACAACTCTATAATTGTAACATAACAAGTAATCTTTTATCCAAATCTAGGATATAACGGATGCATCTACATTTTAGATGGTGATGAAttgttaaaaactaaaattagacTACCACATAGAATTCTCACAAACTAAGAATGAAATTCCACCATCTAAAATAAATGCAAGACAACAAATCTCAACAACTATCACTTATCAGGCATTCATTAAACAGATAATGTATCTCAAGGAAAAGCATTTGGAATATTGATGAAAGAGATGAGCTAGTGTTTTTCCAGTTTTCACAATCAATTCCACTCCATGCAAGATAGCATGATAGTATAGGAATAGAATTCAATGAATGGGAAGTAATTGGACTGATCAAGGACATTTGTGATGCAATGAAGCGGAAAAGGACCTTTTTACAACtgaaattgaaattgatgttATTCCATATGGCAGTGAGAATGGAATGGAGAAAATAAGTCATAGGAGTAACCAACCACTCCTTTCAAGAAATTACTCATACCCCTATCTAAGCAAAAGAGATAATAAAAGGGAAGTGACCTTGATGAAACACTGCAAATGAGTAGATGCTTAAATTTTCTAGCAAGTTTGGCATCAACATTGACATGAATTATACCTGTGAACCCTTCCGGAAATCTTTCATTTCAACTTCTGGCAACATACGCTCTATATACCTGCCATTTCCATGAGGACCAGCATCcacatagcttttttttttcagggaaaaaaaaaagaagaaagagaagttgAGTAGGGGAAAACAGACAAATATTAGTTCaattttcatccaaaaatctgCATCAAACAATTTTGTTAAATGAAAGGAAAATTATCTAGGATTTCATCAACCAATTTGTAAAAGGTTCATTTATAATTCTTACCAGTCAACAAAGCTGACATTTGTTAATAACAAGTAGTTGTACATGAAGTCAAACTTGCGCACGGGTATACAACTGAAAGAAAATTTTAAGACATAGTTGCCAAAGATTAAATCCAGCAAATCAAACATGTCTAAACTGGATAAAGAACCGGGTTGAAAAAAATACCTATCAGATAGCAAGACAAAATGTTGGTTGTCGGGATCTAAGAGTGCATTCGCCAACAGCCTTCGTTCTGCTTCAACCATGGAAAATTTTCCCCAACCTACCTGAACAAAATTGAAACTGAGTTGCCATGACTTATGTAAAATGGTTGCATTTTAAGTACCAGGTGTTTAGTGCTCAAAAACGAAAGTATAATATCCACCAAGCCTTGTCCTACTAGGTATATTCAGCTACATAAATAAAATGTCTTGGTGTCCGATTATAAAACATATCcataaacaaataattaaaatctAAATCCTTTTAATTGTTTCGCTTGTAGTTATTTGTCTCTATAACATTCTCATCTCTACAACATTGAGTTTATTATCTTGTTGCCTTTTTCACCACCCAACATTAGGTCCTGTAAAATATATGTCCTATACAGTAAAATCTTCCTTGATGTTATGATACTTTCCTATAATAAATAAGACTAgaaaaatttttttcctttatcCACTTAGCTTAGATCCTTTGATTTCCCATCATTTTGTATATGGAATAAAACCACTTGACTTGAGGTGGGATCTCTATTTTAGTATCTAACAAAGAATTAGTATCATCTTGCCAAAATTACACCCAATATACTCTGCCTTACTTATAGTAAATCAATATCATGTGCTACTACGCTTACTTGGTATACAAGAATGATGCTCAAATTTGTAGTTTGGATTACACTGACAACTTGTTCCTATTGCAAAGATTGCTTCTGTTTGTCTTCTCTCTACAGCTGCCATGTGTCATTGGCCCCTCTATCATATTGATATCAATAATGCCTTTTGATATGGTGAACTTGTATATGGAGGCATCCCTCGTTGTATCACTAAGGGGAGGGTGGATTAGTATGTCATTTTTTACGGCCACTTTCTAGTTTAAAACACTCAGTAGTTTATCAGTTTTATTACTTTATATGGAAACGAGtctattttgtttcaattttgtttaaTTCTTGTGGGCTTAGATTTGATTCTTTTATTTATTCACTTTTGGTATTATCAATGCCTCTAAATCACTGAACATCATCTGGTTTACTAAACAATCTACTTGGAACTGAGAGGGTGAGAGACAAAAAGGGTATCAGTAGTAATCAAACCAGTAGCCTAGTACCAGTGAAATTTGAGAGATGTTATGTGTACCTTAGCCTATCTTTAAGGGGTTCCCTCAAGCTTAATGACTTTTTGGTTGTTAACTATGAAAAGTTATACTTTTGTCGAAGAAGGGACACTTACATACTAATTAGGGTAATCCCTAACATGATATTGAATGGAAGAACTAGGATATCAGTTTAATTGAATTAATTTGGACTAGAGAAGGACAGCCAAGTCCTGAGTCCTTGCTTGTTTGTGTGAAATTTTCTACTAAGCTTCATACATGGTATTAGTTCTATCCACTACCTACTTCATTGAGTTCAAATGAAATAGACTTATCTAAGAAAAGCAGTAGCTAAAAACTCCCAACTGCTATGGGAATGATATCGGCTTGCTAATCTGCATTACTTATAAGCATGCATGTTTGCAAaaagcacacacaattctattaTAACACAGATCCTATTTTCCCAAGTGTGAGTGCTAATATTGGGTACCTAGAGTAGGCCATCCATTGGTAATGCTCTAGTAATTACAGTTCCTTGTGTAATTATGCTTCAAATAACTTCTTTTCCTTGATGAATTTTGATAAATGATAGACCCAAATAATCTTTTTAGAACATCCATGTAGTTGATCCCACCTAGTAAAACAAAATTTAGCAGTTGTTGCATGCTTTTAGAACAGCCACATCATCTTTTATCAATAAATAAGAAACTTAATAAGTGTGCCACGACCATACTTTCCCTTTTACCAAGGATGTGCCCAAGTTATCCTGCTTTAAGATGCTTCAGTAGCAATAAATTAGTGCAATATGAACATATATAAATCTCGGAATTTTAACCCACACTGTTAACCTATGGAAGTGCTTTGACAGAAAACTTGACCATGTATAAAAAAGGGTAAAAGAATAATGTTAAATCTATGCCATAGTATCCTCAAAGTTCAACCAATTGctggaataattttttaaaattatatatcataccATGCATATCATAATGACAAATTCTTACATTGGaacttgaaagttgaaaccaTAATATAAAGAAATTGTAATTTATATATTGAAGTCAGGTAGAAGTCAATTGCTAAACCCATACCGGTTCACTATGAATTTCTCTGCCAACAAAATAGGGGCTAACATGTACAGGTTTTTCCCTCGATGCATGTAAATAGACACTGAATTTGCCCTCATGGCCCTGCATTTTTGTTACAAGTAGAGTTCAAATAAATAGGAAGTATACATATCTATAACATGTTCAACGGGAAAGGAACTGAAATGGTTAAATGAAAATAAATCTGtatatcataaaaaaatgttaaatcgTCACTCGATCAAATGTACTCATAAATCATAACATCTGGTATATCTTTGAACATCCTTCTAGGGCTCTTAAAATCAGACACAGTCACATAGCATAGTGCTTTAGGAAAATAGCCACCATGGGAAGGCTATTAGGTTGATTTTCCAGTGCAAATTTTGTGGAACAAGACTGCTTTACCTTAAAGAACATGTGCCATAGTTTCTCAAAAGGCAACGATCCTGGAGTCAAAAACAAGAAAGCAACTTTTGGGATCCTGGTCTTGGCAGGGTCAACATTGAGAATCTCATTAATAACAACCCGGGATTCAAGCTCTCGATCAGTTAATTCCCGGGCAACAGCTTTTGGAACCTCAACACGTGTAGTACCACAACCTTGAGAGGAAAAGAAATAGCATGCTGAGTGTTTAGGGGTTTGCGGCGGATAAATATAGGCAGCAACCAGAAAGACGCACACTATGGAGATCAGAACAATAATCCAAGTCGGCCTCCTCAACTGCGGCCGGTTTCTTGATCCAACAACCATGATCAGAAGATTCCTTAAGAACTTCGTCCATGCAAGTTCTTCCttcatttaatttcaatgtaACTCAGCAACTCTCCCATACATCTATGATCTATCAACATTTATATCTCAAtgattctttctttcttccctgACATTGCAACAAAGAAACAAGCAAAGTCAAATTCATAATAACAAGTATAACTCTTAACtaccaaaaaaaaagaaggaagatcaaattaaataaataaataaaaacacacaCAATGACTTCCAAAAATAGCAACAGGAAAAAAAAGACGGTTATAAGAAGCACCATTCAGATCTTAAAATACTCCAAACAGCAAGATCCGTAAACAGAACAGAGCTAAAGTCAACGCATTAAATTACCCGAATTTTTGCAGTGTTCAATGGAATTTTCAGTAACCAACGTGGGTCCTTAACAATAAACTACAACAATTCCATGTAAATTTCAATTCTCATGTCATATTTGACTAtacagatctttgaatctttttccCCTCTTCACAAATCCAAATATCGGAAATGAAATTGAAACTGAAATCACAAGTTCACAAAAATTGAATAGTATTAGTACCTGTGAATCTGTGATCCAATGCAGAAGTGGATCTAGTACGGGTCCACAGGAAGGACACAGACCAAAGAAGatcgaataaataaaataaaaaagaaagaaaggaagaaaaaaacactcggaaaaagaataataaaagtttgttggaaaagaaataaataaggagaATGAATGAAAGGAAACAAGAGAGAAGAAGACGAAGCAGCGACTAGAAAAAGAAAGTGTGTTTGGGAGATTTTTCAAAGTGGATCGATGATGTCaacacgagagagagagagagagagagagagagagagagagagagagagaatgtgtGTGTGATGTGCAGTGTAGGTTGGTGGGTCGCTGGATCGATGGCCCTGATTTGTCAAATGAATCTCAAATCTCTGTTACTAAAGAAGTGGAGAGAGAGAGTGGGGAAGGGAGAGAGGAAGATTCCGGTGAAGATGCCACGTCACGCGCCAAGGGACTGGACTATATTATTACGATCCCCTTCATAATTTGAGTTGAGGCTTCTACTATGGAAAATGGCAAATGGAAGCAATggatgttgttattgttgttactcGTAACTCGTAAGTTGATGCTGTCGCTACCGTATTTTATTGCGTATGTTTCTGCCCTTAGACGTCGTATGTTACTGCCCTTTTCTCTGTATGACTTTTGGTTCCTTTTGTTTTCCCTCCGCAACTTGTTTcagttttcttttaaaaaaaagggcAATGCAActcgtttttctttttattttttatttttttttgtcataattgCAACTTGCTTCATTTGGGCATTTGGTTCTTGGCTTCAGGCTTTCATGCCTCCTCTAGCTACATCCcccaatttctttttatttttaataattacttaTTATGTCCGGGTAAAAGATTTAAGCATCAattttttgtattgattttttttagtgaTTTGTAAGTGAATGAGACAAGAATATTGAATGCGTATATAGGCATCGCTTAATAGCACAAAGAGGAGTTTGTCGATGTATTTCGAATTCAGTTATTTCGTCGACGGTTATTGAGATCCGAAGGATCCTAACAAGATGACAAAATACTAAAATGACAACGCCAGAAAACCAGGACAACAATATCAACGATCCAAAGCTCTTGACACTGCTGAAATGTTAAAGTGAAAAGAGCAATTCAACAATCAATGATAAAAAAAGATTAATGTGTTAAACTGAGTCATCTTTTTGTTGTGTTGTTAAATTACTTGATTAAtttgtttgagttttaaaaggACAGTAGTTATATATGGCTGTTATTCTTAAAATTAGAGGAGGtctgaaaaatatgaagagtgaTAGAGGAGGaggtgaaaaggaaagaaaaaaatttttgagaagTAAAAGACCATactaagaagagagaaaaataaatataaggatatttttgttggaatgatgattttaaatctaaatttaacgttaaaaaacaattttaaacaaaaaaaataaggacgattttgattttcgaCTAAAATCATAGAgactaaaatcgtacttaaccccataatattaatataatttgattaCAAATTTAAacgtaaatttattttttatatagtgtAAATACTCCcatgtatatatttattttgatataatgtttttactttttactaaatttgagaattatttttattatttttgcatattaatgaaaattaaataattaaatataaaatcatacATATTATTAGAGTAATTCTCATAATTTCTCTATAGTAAACATTAACATTAATaggtaatatataattataatatttttttatattattggggAACTGATTATGGCACCTGAAAGAGTTTTTAATTTTATGGATTTAGAaggtaataaaatattattttatattcgtAAGTttagaaaaatatagaaagaatttgatgaaataaaaaaggatataaattcaaataaatggataaaataagaataaaaacttGATaattaagagagagaaaaatatttattaataagatATAATTTTATAGAGTTAGAAGAATAATTAGGTTTACTATTTAGTCTTTCtaataatttttcatttatttaataTCTATAATAATGTAACaagtattattaattaatttatatttattataccaTACAATAAAACATTATTAAGAAAATgctaatataataaatatcacaataataaaaaattaatttaaaaaaattgtatcaaaaaatttttaagtacaaATAgttctttgactaatttaacatTATAACGGTGTTATTTTGtctaaatgaataaaaataaatagattttTAAGTAATTTGAGTTTGGGAACAAACAGATTCTATCATTTTCTAACTGTCTATGTTGACATTTACCGTTTATGTTATCCGGCTTAACGTGTCAGATCAATAATTTTTATGAGTGTTTGACGACAAGACTCACATAAGGGCCACATTATCTCGCGGAGATCAAgaggatattttttttatcagaGATTGCAAATGTCCTtggcaagaaaaaagaaaagaaagggaccAATTAGTAATTCACTCAAACAAATCATTAATAAATTGACTTGCATTGGGATGTAGGTTAAGAGTTTTTGCTCTTGTTTAATTTGGGCTTACTAGAGAATTGTTTATTCCCATTAATTTTGGGCCTGAAGATGGCCCACTAACTAATTATTTTCTTTGTAGCAAAAAcggaaaggaagaaaaaaaaaaaaacaaaacgacGGGAAAGCGCCAAACTGTCAACTGTGTATCTGTTCAGTATACTAGCAATTGGGCCACGCAAGTCGCAACTATAATTAATCGAAGTGGCCGAGGCATTGCACCAATGGCCAATATGTTGGCCTCACATAAGCCACATCTCAAGTTCGAATCCCAGCTATAACTAGGTAGTGAACTAGTGATAGAATTTGTGTGTCTGAGTAAGTGTGTTGTGTAATCTAGaattgggggttgtccaatccatcgactaaaaaaaatttaatcaaaatttatagcttttataatttatttaatttaattctgcTAGGTAGACACTAAAAAATCAGAACAACATAATCAGTAGACTGATTTTTTAGCccactgaaaattaaaaaaaaaaaactacctcAACTAAAGTTAAATAAATATCTGCATGAAAATAAATATCTGCATGCGTATATAAAACTTTTGCTACATGCCTTCTCACAGCATCGATCCAGTATGTTGCTGTAGACGTAGCCTTTTGGATCATAAATACCGAAAGCATTATCGAAAAGAGCGTAGTCGAAGTTCACAGAAATAGAAATGTCTCGGTAGACGAAGTAAGGGTAAGCGTTGATCATAAAAGAAGCACCGGTGTTAACTAAGAAGGTAACAATATCGATCATTACGGGAACAAAGTTTATGGCGAAGGtgattgaggaagaagggaaGGAAGAAGCGAGAATTGCCATGAGGCGTCATGACATTGATCTTGCGGTCAAGGTCGTGGGAGGCGAGAATGGAGTAGAGATTTTGCATGACTTTGAACAATGCATTGGCATCGAGGTGGTCATCATTGTTGTCAAGGTGGTGGTGAGGTACTCGTTGCCGACAACGATGACGACAACAGAGGAGGCGGGCAGGAAGGCTGGGGGATCCGCGACGGTTACTTCAAACAGCGGCGTCGTTGAGCTTTCGGTGGCGTATGCGGGAGCCCGCGGCGGCGTTGGCACGGTCGACCGAGGGCGGTTGCAACAGCGCAGGTGAGGCTGCGACAGCAAGAGGGAGACCggagattgagaagatatgatgagAATAGGAGTAACCATCCATACTATAAATGGATTTAATTGTTAAtcctaaattttcaaatttcaaagtctgaaattacaaaattaattaacaatatgatttttaattaaattttacctTCCTTTTTTActccattattcacattgtttaaatTTGTCATTATTTTCCTATACTTGCTCATGCActttgtaatttatttattttatcttaaattCATAATACGAAAGTGTATTTTAAGTAGATGTGAtgtgttaattaaaaaaaatattttaaaattatcgtACGTATTAATTGTAATTATTTAAAGTTGCCTGATTAAAAGTTatttacctatattttttttataatataattagagagagaa
This window contains:
- the LOC112755493 gene encoding glycosyltransferase BC10, yielding MKEELAWTKFLRNLLIMVVGSRNRPQLRRPTWIIVLISIVCVFLVAAYIYPPQTPKHSACYFFSSQGCGTTRVEVPKAVARELTDRELESRVVINEILNVDPAKTRIPKVAFLFLTPGSLPFEKLWHMFFKGHEGKFSVYLHASREKPVHVSPYFVGREIHSEPVGWGKFSMVEAERRLLANALLDPDNQHFVLLSDSCIPVRKFDFMYNYLLLTNVSFVDCYVDAGPHGNGRYIERMLPEVEMKDFRKGSQWFSMKRQHAIIVMADSLYFTKFKHHCRPNMEGGKNCYADEHYLPTFFSMRDPGGIANWSVTYVDWSERKWHPRSFKARDISHQLIRKIASIDQSPHYTSDIKRSVVITPCILNNLKRPCYLFARKFFPETQDKLIQIFSNSTLF